In Thermococcus camini, a genomic segment contains:
- the cas4 gene encoding CRISPR-associated protein Cas4: MSSEDYPLDHILITGTEINYLFICSTKLWYFAKGITMEQESEWVDLGRFLHERRYGSEEKEVQVGRIKIDFIRKGDIIEVHEVKKSKSMEKAHEMQALYYLYYLKKLGINAKAVLHYPKLNETKEITLDGRENEIKKAIAEVKRIKSLPVPPEPVKSKKCLKCAYYELCWV, encoded by the coding sequence GTGAGTTCTGAAGATTATCCCCTCGACCATATCCTCATCACCGGCACGGAAATCAACTACCTCTTCATCTGCTCCACCAAGCTCTGGTACTTTGCCAAGGGCATCACCATGGAGCAGGAAAGCGAGTGGGTTGACCTCGGCAGATTCCTCCACGAGCGGCGCTACGGCAGCGAGGAAAAGGAAGTGCAGGTCGGGAGAATAAAGATCGACTTCATCCGCAAGGGGGACATCATAGAGGTCCACGAGGTTAAAAAGAGCAAGTCCATGGAGAAGGCTCACGAGATGCAGGCTTTGTATTACCTTTACTACCTCAAAAAGCTCGGCATCAACGCCAAAGCGGTCCTCCATTATCCAAAGCTCAACGAGACGAAGGAGATAACGCTCGACGGCAGAGAGAATGAAATCAAGAAGGCTATAGCAGAAGTCAAGCGGATAAAATCCCTTCCAGTGCCGCCAGAGCCCGTTAAATCAAAGAAGTGCCTCAAATGCGCCTACTACGAACTCTGCTGGGTGTAA
- the cas3 gene encoding CRISPR-associated helicase Cas3', with product MKVCYAKFIPHDFLECHINDAINVLKSMKTSFKWLEELFPRVWELSFYSVLLHDLGKCASGFQRDPRKWGYRHEVLSTPFTAFLDLPEDERNLIALSILTHHRTLDELEEILPSGEHRGEFEEKVEELFQNRDYIEEIFFERVPYWELYFFGRRKDLFNPPNDWAELVEGYDFDPLLSWYERNAGKYWSELVFLRGILNASDHLASAGELGVRLLSDIKAAVESRVPPERWRLLQRQAGEMEGNLILRAPTGYGKTEASLLWANRNASLTKKGVASRIFYVLPYKASINAMHSRLLALFREPELVGVLHSSSSFYLYSSELEYKRLSSLYRKIYTPLKVTTPFQLMKPFFGVGFPEMGLTELTGSLLIFDEIHAYEPNVLGIILAMLELLMRKKAKTLVMSATMPEFLEELLREVLKPHLLSTPSEEADRFTRHRVNVIDGSMDSIEELLAEVNAHGPVLVACNTVSRAMEVYSHLRDRYNSMLLHSRFTYGDREEKEKKLLASLGDYDVVVATQVVEVSLDISFSTIITEPAPLDALIQRFGRVNRRGFGNPRDVYILTTGGEGDRRIYPMEVMRESLKLLEELNGKPLLESRVPELVTRAYEPIADKLTDEVLTYREQALELFNSLKPLKGSESERRFHEMFQSLEVVPGAYQDKVLELINRGRAIEIHRYLVPVPLWLFRSESDAFHRLSDRGSGKYVLVAELEYSPELGLLREPASGGEVL from the coding sequence ATGAAGGTCTGCTACGCCAAGTTCATTCCGCACGATTTCCTTGAGTGCCACATCAACGACGCCATAAACGTGCTGAAGAGCATGAAAACCTCCTTCAAATGGCTTGAGGAGCTCTTCCCACGCGTCTGGGAACTTTCTTTTTATTCAGTTCTCCTTCACGACCTTGGCAAGTGCGCGAGTGGATTCCAGAGAGACCCTCGAAAGTGGGGCTATCGGCACGAGGTACTCTCGACACCGTTTACGGCTTTCCTCGACCTTCCCGAGGACGAGAGAAACCTCATTGCACTCTCAATCCTCACCCACCATCGAACCCTCGACGAGCTTGAAGAGATACTGCCCAGCGGGGAACACCGCGGGGAGTTCGAGGAGAAAGTTGAGGAACTCTTTCAGAACAGGGATTACATCGAGGAGATTTTCTTCGAGCGAGTTCCCTACTGGGAGCTGTATTTCTTCGGAAGGCGGAAGGATCTTTTTAATCCTCCCAACGATTGGGCCGAGCTAGTTGAAGGCTACGACTTCGACCCTCTGCTCAGCTGGTACGAGCGAAACGCTGGGAAGTACTGGAGCGAGCTTGTTTTCCTCCGAGGAATCCTCAACGCCTCTGATCATCTCGCTTCGGCGGGTGAGCTCGGAGTTCGCCTGCTGTCGGATATAAAGGCCGCCGTTGAGTCCCGGGTTCCGCCCGAGCGCTGGAGGCTCTTACAGAGACAGGCAGGCGAAATGGAGGGCAACCTAATCCTCCGCGCGCCGACCGGTTACGGCAAGACAGAGGCCTCCCTCCTCTGGGCCAACAGGAACGCGTCCCTAACCAAAAAGGGGGTGGCCAGCAGGATATTCTACGTTCTCCCCTACAAGGCCAGCATAAACGCCATGCACTCACGCCTTTTAGCTCTCTTCCGCGAGCCGGAGCTCGTGGGCGTTTTGCATAGCTCTTCCAGTTTTTACCTTTACTCTTCGGAGCTCGAATACAAACGTCTATCCTCCCTTTACAGGAAGATTTACACACCCCTCAAGGTCACGACACCTTTCCAGCTTATGAAGCCCTTCTTCGGCGTTGGCTTTCCAGAGATGGGACTCACCGAGCTAACTGGTTCGCTTCTCATCTTCGACGAAATCCACGCCTACGAGCCCAACGTTTTGGGCATAATCCTTGCCATGCTAGAACTGCTGATGAGAAAAAAGGCCAAAACCCTCGTAATGAGCGCGACTATGCCCGAATTCCTTGAGGAACTCCTGCGCGAGGTTCTTAAGCCCCACCTGCTGAGCACTCCGTCTGAAGAGGCTGACCGCTTTACGAGGCATAGGGTGAACGTCATAGACGGCTCGATGGATAGTATTGAGGAACTGCTCGCGGAAGTCAATGCCCACGGCCCCGTTCTGGTGGCCTGCAACACGGTATCAAGGGCGATGGAGGTCTACTCACACTTGCGCGATAGATACAACTCCATGCTCCTCCACAGTCGCTTTACCTACGGCGACAGGGAGGAAAAGGAGAAGAAGCTCCTTGCAAGTTTGGGGGACTACGACGTTGTCGTTGCTACCCAGGTGGTTGAGGTTTCGCTCGATATAAGCTTCTCGACGATAATAACGGAGCCAGCACCACTAGATGCTCTGATTCAGCGCTTCGGCAGGGTAAACAGACGGGGTTTCGGAAATCCAAGGGACGTTTACATCTTAACTACTGGTGGGGAGGGAGACAGAAGAATATACCCAATGGAAGTTATGAGGGAGAGCCTCAAGCTCCTGGAAGAACTCAACGGAAAGCCCCTCCTCGAATCGAGGGTTCCGGAACTCGTCACCCGTGCGTATGAACCCATAGCGGATAAGCTAACCGATGAAGTTCTGACCTACCGCGAGCAGGCCCTTGAGCTGTTCAATAGTTTAAAGCCGTTGAAAGGCAGTGAGAGCGAGAGAAGATTCCACGAGATGTTCCAAAGTCTTGAAGTGGTTCCAGGGGCCTATCAGGACAAGGTTCTGGAGCTGATTAACCGTGGAAGGGCAATCGAGATCCACCGCTATCTCGTTCCGGTTCCGCTGTGGCTCTTCAGGAGCGAAAGCGACGCCTTCCACAGGCTCTCAGACAGGGGGTCAGGAAAGTACGTACTGGTCGCAGAGCTTGAGTACAGCCCTGAGCTGGGCCTTCTGCGTGAGCCGGCAAGTGGAGGAGAGGTGCTGTGA
- the cas5b gene encoding type I-B CRISPR-associated protein Cas5b — MIRVKLRAWTASFRYPTFQSGYQPTLPVPPPSTIQGILSAAKGEPVYLTELPYVGYVFRSEGKGLDLEKIYALGKVETDIMRREFLYNVELYLYLPDEWEEHFRRPRYQLLLGRSNDVATVEEIKRVELKKSEAPVGGTVVPVKLGIPGVVHALVVEYDYSVTPRKARLVRPFVVLPFPKGKAPKLRLPYDDELGVGVYLHRWSQ, encoded by the coding sequence ATGATCAGGGTCAAACTGAGGGCGTGGACAGCTTCATTCCGCTATCCAACTTTCCAGTCGGGTTATCAGCCAACCTTACCAGTTCCACCGCCCTCAACGATTCAGGGAATCCTCTCGGCGGCGAAGGGCGAGCCTGTATATCTGACCGAGCTTCCATACGTCGGCTACGTCTTCAGGAGCGAAGGTAAAGGACTTGACCTCGAAAAAATCTACGCCCTCGGAAAGGTCGAGACCGACATAATGAGGCGAGAGTTCCTCTACAATGTTGAGCTTTACCTCTACCTCCCTGATGAGTGGGAAGAGCACTTCAGAAGACCCAGATACCAGCTCCTCCTTGGCCGTTCAAACGACGTGGCGACAGTTGAGGAGATAAAACGGGTTGAGCTAAAGAAGTCCGAAGCTCCCGTCGGTGGGACTGTAGTTCCCGTTAAGCTCGGGATTCCCGGCGTTGTTCACGCCTTGGTGGTTGAATACGACTATTCAGTAACTCCGAGGAAGGCAAGGCTCGTCAGGCCCTTTGTGGTTTTGCCGTTTCCAAAGGGCAAAGCACCGAAACTGAGGCTTCCTTACGACGATGAACTCGGTGTCGGAGTCTACCTCCACAGGTGGAGTCAATGA
- the cas7i gene encoding type I-B CRISPR-associated protein Cas7/Cst2/DevR has product MRFATGIVLIDAPHSALNMLGIDESLADRNVTRVKTFRRGGKRYPYVSPQAWRYWWRFTLKEHFSWELSPLYREQKQVFTAANPLKYPDDDVFGYMRAFKKGGVNVTVTRVSPLKNTPLISVLPDRSSITVDEGYASRHEGDPVPYSQEFYSTVFKGAFSLDLDSVGRFTIISKAGFKNLLTWDDVPRDKKGNPKKGAEDVVNEINEMERIAEELGVQRTEKEWLMPPEIRKKRATETIKALRFLTGGAKQSQYHTDVTPKFVLLLNVDAGINPFISDLVFEEKGEIRFDAEALAKRLKDLKEVIPEGTKLYIGYDAGFVRSLGWDVDEIAERVKEAGIAVFTGTVGEAVEEFAKEIEAYYG; this is encoded by the coding sequence ATGAGGTTTGCGACCGGTATTGTGTTAATTGACGCACCGCACTCTGCCTTGAACATGCTGGGTATAGATGAGAGCTTAGCTGATAGGAACGTTACCCGTGTCAAGACCTTCAGGAGGGGTGGAAAGCGCTACCCATACGTCTCACCGCAGGCCTGGCGCTACTGGTGGCGCTTTACCCTGAAGGAGCACTTCAGCTGGGAGCTTTCCCCGCTCTACCGCGAGCAGAAGCAGGTCTTTACGGCAGCAAATCCCCTCAAATACCCTGACGACGACGTCTTTGGCTACATGAGGGCCTTCAAGAAGGGTGGCGTGAACGTCACCGTTACGAGGGTCTCTCCTCTTAAGAACACCCCGCTGATTTCTGTACTCCCCGATAGAAGCTCCATAACCGTTGATGAGGGCTACGCCTCAAGGCACGAAGGTGATCCAGTCCCCTACAGCCAGGAGTTCTACTCGACGGTTTTCAAAGGCGCTTTTTCCCTTGACCTCGACTCCGTTGGAAGGTTCACAATTATCAGCAAGGCAGGCTTCAAGAACCTCCTCACCTGGGACGACGTTCCAAGAGACAAAAAGGGCAACCCCAAGAAAGGCGCAGAGGACGTCGTTAATGAAATCAATGAAATGGAGCGCATAGCTGAGGAACTCGGCGTCCAGAGGACTGAAAAGGAGTGGCTCATGCCCCCAGAAATCAGAAAGAAGCGTGCCACTGAGACTATTAAGGCCCTCCGCTTCCTCACAGGAGGTGCCAAGCAGAGTCAGTACCACACCGACGTGACCCCGAAGTTCGTCCTGCTCCTCAATGTAGATGCCGGCATAAACCCCTTCATAAGCGACCTCGTCTTCGAGGAGAAGGGCGAAATTCGCTTCGACGCCGAGGCTCTTGCAAAGAGGCTCAAGGACCTCAAGGAGGTAATCCCCGAGGGCACAAAGCTCTACATTGGCTACGATGCTGGCTTCGTCCGCTCCCTTGGCTGGGACGTCGATGAAATAGCCGAGAGAGTGAAAGAAGCAGGCATCGCGGTCTTTACGGGTACCGTCGGAGAGGCGGTAGAAGAGTTCGCCAAGGAAATCGAGGCTTACTACGGGTGA
- the cas8a1 gene encoding type I-B CRISPR-associated protein Cas8b1/Cst1 has product MEKETRREVWIIGRIKPLDTFLREQPQKDPSLHKSSNESNGKVSLFNWTGHPFVDAGLAALLLLRKKRLPEELTEEDVKDAIDFVSKLYARKEWSLGYIHAMIMPNNGIVLANPGTTAPISNTLKKAIKKEKEIPSTAKTLEEVKTKLAEKFDEQLGEDIVWFIRSTHFEADTLEELTKKVISSVLSQEFVVQALERRIQRNLWELFEEAQQDSNSTSFSEPICVICGKHRAYSKKERYRSVFPLLGTGDVPNYFPAGNPMGEYICSHCLFLVQFLPLVAYKVGGRVLVMHTYPYELMLELHDEAINDVRKSFLASNARDFKRPENFLFRLLGELTRKTGRDDLWGKASITLYHFVNNNQGQDLQIIHVPTPVLRFITHASREDPKGWKRIVAMGWRKKPSEEEFEKYERSYANEVYAKLLAEESILPYFIDIKNRRANAKWSLLSFYCSEVLGLDKKALEFIKDVGDRIVETLEKLPDNQLSRRVRELERAEKLYQFEAFFVNLEKLRQRLGIEKPLMTFDEFATVLTSYGEDLNVSWRTVKHLLLFRVYERLHDRLMKASEEEEEVEENEEVGIFGMGVEE; this is encoded by the coding sequence ATGGAAAAAGAAACCCGAAGGGAGGTGTGGATAATCGGAAGGATAAAACCACTTGACACGTTTCTGAGGGAACAACCCCAAAAGGATCCGTCACTCCACAAATCTTCAAATGAAAGCAACGGGAAAGTTTCCCTCTTTAACTGGACTGGGCACCCCTTCGTCGATGCCGGTCTCGCCGCGCTACTGCTACTGAGAAAGAAGCGTTTGCCCGAGGAGCTCACCGAGGAAGACGTCAAGGATGCGATAGACTTCGTCTCGAAGCTCTACGCGCGTAAGGAGTGGAGTTTAGGTTACATTCACGCTATGATAATGCCTAATAACGGTATAGTCCTTGCCAATCCTGGAACAACGGCACCTATAAGCAACACTCTCAAAAAGGCCATCAAGAAAGAGAAGGAGATTCCCTCCACGGCCAAAACCCTAGAAGAAGTAAAAACAAAGCTTGCAGAGAAATTCGACGAACAATTAGGAGAAGACATCGTGTGGTTTATACGTTCTACCCACTTTGAAGCCGATACTCTTGAAGAGCTAACTAAAAAAGTGATTTCCTCGGTTCTGAGCCAGGAATTCGTTGTGCAAGCATTAGAGAGAAGAATACAGAGAAATCTCTGGGAACTTTTCGAAGAAGCACAACAGGACAGCAACTCTACAAGTTTCTCCGAACCAATTTGTGTAATATGTGGCAAACATAGAGCATATTCCAAGAAAGAAAGGTATCGTTCAGTCTTTCCTCTGTTGGGTACAGGTGACGTTCCTAATTACTTCCCAGCAGGAAACCCGATGGGAGAATACATATGCTCCCACTGCCTCTTCCTCGTGCAGTTCCTCCCGCTGGTTGCTTACAAAGTCGGAGGAAGGGTTCTGGTGATGCACACCTATCCCTATGAGCTTATGCTCGAACTCCACGACGAGGCCATAAACGACGTCAGGAAGAGCTTCCTTGCCTCGAACGCGAGGGATTTCAAGAGGCCGGAGAACTTCCTCTTCCGCCTTCTCGGGGAGCTGACGAGAAAAACGGGGCGCGACGACCTCTGGGGTAAAGCATCTATAACGCTCTACCACTTCGTGAACAACAACCAGGGACAGGATCTCCAGATAATCCATGTTCCAACGCCCGTTCTTCGTTTCATCACCCACGCCAGCAGGGAGGATCCGAAGGGCTGGAAGAGAATCGTGGCGATGGGATGGAGAAAGAAGCCAAGCGAGGAGGAGTTTGAAAAGTACGAGCGGAGCTATGCCAACGAGGTTTACGCCAAGCTTTTGGCGGAGGAAAGCATCTTGCCCTACTTCATCGACATAAAAAACCGCCGTGCGAACGCGAAGTGGTCACTTTTATCTTTCTACTGCTCGGAGGTGTTGGGTTTGGATAAGAAGGCTTTGGAGTTTATTAAAGATGTGGGCGATAGGATTGTCGAAACGCTGGAGAAGCTCCCGGACAACCAGCTTTCAAGGCGCGTCAGGGAGCTTGAAAGAGCTGAAAAACTCTACCAGTTCGAGGCCTTCTTCGTGAACCTCGAAAAGCTCCGCCAGAGGCTCGGGATAGAGAAGCCTCTCATGACATTCGACGAGTTCGCGACGGTTCTCACCTCCTACGGGGAAGACCTGAACGTCTCGTGGAGGACGGTAAAGCACCTGCTTCTCTTCAGGGTCTATGAAAGGCTCCACGACCGCCTGATGAAGGCCTCTGAAGAGGAGGAAGAGGTTGAGGAGAATGAAGAAGTTGGAATCTTCGGAATGGGGGTGGAAGAATGA
- the cas6 gene encoding CRISPR-associated endoribonuclease Cas6, translating to MRFAIRLRPENEPFKVPFNHQHKLQGLIYRRIQRVNPELSLRLHSPKVPKLFTFSLFMAERRDFEKGRPYFLGYGRGFFYFSTAVPEVAEAFITGLLQKPEVELWGEMFTVEGVKALAEPERLSGRKFVTLSPIAVTTRRLQFGKPRSYDLSPSEPEFYGLIRENLREKYLHIYGTNPPEDFEMKVLNAKPKRFEVKPGIFQVAWHLVFRAKGAEGLLRAGYLAGFGEKNSIGFGMVKVDGRKMIWKKKPEGRCG from the coding sequence TTGAGGTTTGCAATAAGACTCCGGCCGGAGAATGAGCCGTTCAAGGTTCCCTTCAACCACCAGCACAAACTCCAGGGGCTGATTTACCGAAGGATTCAGAGGGTTAACCCGGAGCTGAGCCTTCGCCTCCACAGCCCAAAGGTGCCGAAGCTCTTCACTTTCTCGCTATTCATGGCAGAAAGGCGGGACTTCGAAAAGGGACGGCCGTATTTCCTGGGATACGGAAGGGGCTTCTTCTACTTCTCAACGGCCGTTCCAGAGGTGGCGGAGGCCTTCATCACCGGCCTGCTCCAGAAACCGGAGGTCGAGCTCTGGGGGGAGATGTTTACCGTTGAGGGGGTAAAAGCTTTGGCAGAACCCGAGAGGCTGAGCGGGAGGAAGTTCGTGACGCTCTCGCCGATAGCGGTGACGACCAGGAGGCTTCAGTTTGGAAAGCCGAGGAGCTACGACCTAAGCCCATCGGAGCCGGAGTTCTACGGGCTTATCCGGGAGAACCTGAGGGAGAAGTACCTCCACATCTACGGAACCAATCCGCCGGAGGACTTCGAGATGAAAGTCCTCAACGCCAAGCCCAAGCGCTTCGAGGTGAAGCCGGGTATATTCCAGGTGGCGTGGCACCTTGTCTTCCGCGCCAAGGGCGCTGAGGGACTCCTAAGGGCGGGCTACTTGGCGGGCTTCGGGGAGAAGAACTCGATAGGCTTCGGGATGGTGAAGGTTGATGGGAGGAAAATGATATGGAAAAAGAAACCCGAAGGGAGGTGTGGATAA
- a CDS encoding acetate--CoA ligase family protein, with protein MDRIEKARAIIEKAKAENRPLVEPEAKEILKLYGVPVPDFKVATNEEEAVQFAREIGYPVVMKIVSPQIIHKSDAGGVKVNIKSDDEARQAFRTIMENARNYKPDADLWGVIIYRMLPLGKEVIVGMIRDPQFGPAIMFGLGGIFVEILKDVSFRVAPITKDEALDMIKEIKAYPILAGARGEKPVNIEALAEIITKVGELALELPEIKELDINPIFAYEDSAVAVDARMLL; from the coding sequence ATGGACAGGATCGAGAAGGCTAGGGCAATCATCGAGAAGGCCAAGGCCGAAAACAGGCCGCTCGTCGAGCCTGAGGCAAAGGAGATACTCAAGCTCTACGGCGTCCCCGTTCCGGACTTCAAAGTTGCAACCAACGAAGAGGAAGCCGTTCAGTTCGCCAGGGAGATCGGCTACCCGGTCGTTATGAAGATCGTTTCTCCGCAGATCATCCACAAGAGCGACGCCGGTGGTGTTAAGGTCAACATCAAGAGCGATGATGAGGCCAGGCAGGCCTTCAGGACCATCATGGAGAACGCCAGGAACTACAAGCCGGACGCCGACCTCTGGGGCGTTATCATCTACCGCATGCTCCCGCTCGGCAAAGAGGTCATAGTCGGTATGATCCGCGACCCGCAGTTCGGTCCGGCTATAATGTTCGGTCTCGGTGGAATCTTCGTCGAGATACTCAAGGACGTCTCCTTCCGCGTCGCCCCGATAACCAAGGACGAGGCCCTCGACATGATCAAGGAGATCAAGGCCTACCCGATTTTGGCGGGAGCCCGCGGTGAGAAGCCCGTTAACATCGAGGCCCTCGCCGAGATAATCACCAAGGTCGGCGAGCTCGCTCTTGAGCTTCCTGAGATCAAGGAGCTCGACATCAACCCGATCTTCGCCTACGAGGACAGCGCCGTTGCCGTCGACGCGAGGATGCTTCTCTGA
- a CDS encoding DUF4139 domain-containing protein: MRKKAIAAVGGIALIILAVFSFQGEKASMSDTTVVLYNSAKIGVVEKVMEVELDGGMNDVPLEELAGLDIAEVTIRPLDEGVKVLGVFSKGSTGDVYSANVGSEVEVKLRSGDTVTGKFLGFKNGKIAIEGDGYYLINPSEVVYFKAKNLEGKASVYAVLQAEEAGKYNVSIVYRVSNMSWESRYKLYIGDKARLYGYMVLNNPTAQEFKDAKVLLVAGDVQLYQATQPRVLYTLAEKGTDQIEVGQPEKIEAFYLYKLGVVDLNPASKMMYPYINFEAPFEREYLYESWPYSKEGPVYESISFRTEKVLPAGIVEIYRETGDGNLLVGERAIEHTPKGEMLRIGIGRDYDLKGTTTVLDQRNGEGYTYYKIKITLENFGNETKTVVVRHHKWGKLLTSSIQPIEETANYIDFRVTLKPGEKKEIVFDYENRY; encoded by the coding sequence ATGAGAAAGAAGGCGATAGCTGCAGTGGGTGGAATTGCACTTATAATCCTGGCGGTTTTCTCGTTCCAGGGGGAGAAGGCTTCCATGAGTGACACCACTGTCGTTCTCTACAACTCCGCGAAGATCGGGGTTGTGGAGAAGGTCATGGAGGTCGAGCTGGATGGGGGAATGAACGACGTGCCTCTGGAGGAGCTGGCCGGCCTCGACATAGCCGAAGTCACGATAAGGCCGCTCGACGAGGGCGTTAAGGTTCTCGGGGTCTTCAGCAAAGGCTCAACCGGGGACGTTTACAGCGCCAACGTCGGAAGCGAGGTTGAGGTCAAGCTGAGGAGCGGCGACACCGTTACTGGTAAATTCCTTGGATTCAAGAACGGGAAGATAGCCATCGAGGGCGACGGCTACTACCTCATAAACCCTAGTGAGGTCGTGTACTTCAAGGCCAAAAACCTTGAGGGGAAGGCGAGCGTCTACGCGGTTCTTCAGGCGGAGGAAGCCGGAAAGTACAACGTAAGCATCGTCTACCGCGTCTCCAACATGAGCTGGGAGAGCAGGTACAAGCTCTACATCGGCGATAAAGCCAGACTCTACGGCTACATGGTCCTCAACAACCCGACTGCCCAGGAGTTCAAGGACGCGAAGGTCCTCCTGGTCGCGGGTGACGTCCAGCTGTATCAGGCTACTCAGCCGAGGGTTCTCTACACCCTGGCTGAGAAGGGAACCGACCAGATCGAGGTCGGCCAGCCGGAGAAGATAGAGGCGTTCTACCTCTACAAGCTCGGCGTCGTTGACCTGAACCCTGCGAGCAAGATGATGTATCCGTACATCAACTTCGAAGCCCCCTTCGAGAGGGAGTATCTCTACGAGAGTTGGCCGTATTCCAAGGAAGGTCCAGTCTACGAGTCGATATCATTCAGGACGGAGAAGGTTCTCCCGGCGGGAATCGTTGAAATATACAGGGAGACCGGTGACGGTAACCTTCTCGTGGGCGAGAGGGCCATCGAGCATACCCCCAAGGGGGAGATGCTGAGGATAGGCATCGGCAGGGACTACGACCTCAAAGGCACAACTACCGTGCTCGATCAGAGGAACGGCGAGGGCTACACATACTACAAGATAAAGATAACCCTCGAGAACTTCGGAAACGAGACCAAGACCGTCGTGGTCAGGCACCACAAGTGGGGGAAACTCCTAACCTCGAGCATCCAGCCGATCGAAGAGACCGCCAACTACATCGACTTCAGGGTGACCCTGAAGCCCGGAGAAAAGAAGGAGATAGTCTTCGACTACGAGAACCGGTATTGA
- a CDS encoding SWIM zinc finger family protein, protein MDEKTLRKGERYYRAGKVLWVVKYGDMLFSKVLGTYPYYVELNLSTGENTCTCPLGGDCKHVAAVMKAHENGFYFEAFDRHADLFPEAVAMEFLAEVPELALDVTIKELRFALSTDESGSEVARLFRRALKLVGMTGKREALHFLEEVIEEYRHVFSDYELALRLENELRELETAL, encoded by the coding sequence ATGGATGAGAAGACCCTCCGGAAGGGCGAGCGCTACTACAGAGCGGGAAAGGTCCTATGGGTCGTCAAGTATGGTGACATGCTCTTTTCCAAGGTCCTGGGCACTTACCCGTACTACGTGGAGCTGAACCTTTCGACGGGAGAAAACACCTGCACCTGCCCTCTGGGCGGTGACTGCAAGCACGTTGCGGCCGTTATGAAGGCCCACGAGAACGGGTTCTACTTTGAGGCCTTCGATCGTCACGCCGATCTCTTTCCTGAAGCGGTCGCCATGGAGTTCTTAGCTGAGGTTCCGGAGCTGGCCCTCGACGTCACCATTAAGGAACTCCGCTTTGCCCTCAGCACCGACGAGAGCGGGAGTGAAGTCGCGAGACTTTTCAGACGGGCACTTAAGCTTGTGGGCATGACCGGGAAAAGAGAAGCCCTGCACTTCCTTGAAGAGGTTATTGAGGAATACCGGCACGTTTTCAGCGACTATGAGCTGGCGCTGAGGCTCGAGAACGAACTGAGGGAGCTTGAGACGGCCCTCTAA